The genomic stretch TTTTATACAATACTTCATAAAAAAATAATAACTTTATCCTATGGAAAAGAAAGAAAATTCTATCATAAAAATTTCTTCAATATCGCAGCTACATAGTTTGTTGCAGCTTCCTGGACCTCCTCATCCGCTGGTGAGTCTTATCGATAATGCGAAAATGAGAATTGAGGAAGATTGGACAGGAAAAAGCTTTATGTTCAATTTTTATAAAATTTCCTATAAATATTCTACGAACGGTAAAATGGGCTATGGGCAAGGATATTATGATTTTAATGAAGGCGGAATGATGTTTACGGCTCCCGGACAGGTCCTTTCTCCTGAGGAAGATTCTGAATATTGTGGGTGCACACTTTTGATACACCCGGATTTTATCAGGAATTATCCCTTGGCAAAAAATATAAAAAACCTTGGTTTCTTTTCTTATGATACGAACGAAGCTCTTCATTTGTCTGATCAGGAAAAGACTATTATCAAAGGGCTTTTGGATAGTATTAAAAATGAACTGAATACTGCCATTGACGAAGTAAGCCAGGATGTAATAATTTCTTACACTGAAGTTCTTCTTAATTACAGCAATCGTTTTTATAAAAGACAATTCATTACAAGAAAGGCTGTGAATAGTGATCTTCTGAGCAAAATGGAAAAAGTGCTGGAGGATTATTTCAATGATCAGAAAACGCTGACAACTGGTCTGCCTACAGTGGAGTTTCTGGCTTCAGAGCTCAATCTATCTCCTCATTATCTCAGCGATATGCTAAGAAATCTCACAGGACAGAATGCCCAGCAGCACATTCATGATAAATTGATAGAAAAAGCAAAAGAATATCTTACCGCTACGAATTTTTCAGTATCAGAAGTTGCCTATGCATTAGGGTTTGAACACCCTCAATCTTTTAATAAATTATTTAAAAAGAAAACGGATCAGACTCCTTTGAGCTACAGACAGTTATTTAATTAAGTGTAAATAAAATACCCAGTCCTAAACGGCTGGGTATTTTGTTTTTGTGTAATTGGTAGGGAAAATAGGGTTTTAGGTAGATAAATGATTGTTATAAAGAATTAGTTATTTATCTTTATAGTGGGAATTATAAATGTGTAACTAATCTTAAATCAGTGTAATATGAGAAAATTAAACTTTATTTTATTCCTTTTTACAGGAATGATATCCTATGCCCAGCCATCGATCACAAGAGCTGGAGTTGACCGTATAAATAGCACGATTAACCTCAAATCAGAAGATGTAAGCGGAACTTCTATTACGGCAGGTTCAGCAGGAGCAAATATTACGTGGAACTTTTCAACATATACGGGGACCAATCCTATTGCTTATACTGTAAGAGCATGTCCAGGTCAATCTAATTGTTTCAGATTCCCAGGGGCGAACAGAATTACATCACTGACCAGTGTTGACAGTCATGATTTTGGTTCTATGACAGATGTTGAAGCTACTATGCTGGGGTCTTATTCAGGACCGGATTTAGGGGATGTTACGGTTACCTATATTAATCCTTTGATAGAGTATAAGTTTCCGATTACTTATCTTCAACAGTTTGATGATACGTATGAGTTTAACAGTGTTTCTGCTGCTATTGGAAATACCAATGAAACAGGGCAGGTGAGTGTGAGTGTAGATGGTTATGGTACGGTAATCACTCCTAAAGGGACTTATCCTGATGTGTTAAGAATCAAAAGAATGAGAACAGCAACACAAACTATTGGCACTTCATCTACACCTATTACAGTGACTTACACCAATGAATCTTATCAGTGGGTGAGCCAGAGTGAGGGGATGGTGTTTAGTTTTGCTATCAATACTTTTGTATCTAATGGGGTTACAAATGTTTCAAAATCGGTATCCTATCTTGATACCGCGGTACTTTCTACTGTTGATTTGGACAGCAAAAAAAATGAGGTTTCTATCTATCCGAATCCAGGCACAGATTTTATTTCGGTAGGCTCAAAAGAGAATCTTAAAAAGATTACAATTTATTCTTTGGAGGGTAAAGCTGTTATTAAACCACAGAATTCCAGAAATATTGATATTTCAAAACTTCCAAAAGGGGTGTATCTTCTTCAGGGAGAATTAGAGAATGGAACTTTTGTTTCAAAGAAAATTATTAAAAAGTAAATGGATGTTTGATGTAGAATCAGACGTAAAATACATTTTTTTACGTCTGATCTTTTATATTTTCATTTGCTTTTCTTGATCTGAAGTTGTTATCTTTAATCTTCAGCTGTACACGATTGGTTTTTACTCCATCCACTATGGTGTAGTAAAGAGCAATTTTATTTCTTAATTCTGTAGTTTTCCCTATAGGTATTGGCTGTAATCCCTGTGCAGCGTCTGAAATATCTGCAAAACAGGGAAGAATCTACAAACTGCAACTGATTGCTGATTTCTTTAATAGATAAAGATGTTGTTTTGAGAAGTTCTTCAGCTTGTTTTATTACCCTATAACTTATCCATTGCTTGATGGGTTTCCCGGTTTCTTTTTTTATTAAACTGCTTACGTACTGTGGCGAAAGATGTAATTGATCAGAATAAAATAATACACTTCTTTCCAGGTGTCCATGTTTATTTAATAATTCAAAAAAGTGATCGATAATGCCTTGGCTTCTGGTCTGTAAAAGGCTGTTGTTTTTAATGACTGGCAGATAGAGTTTTGAAACCAGCTCCAGAAGGGCATACAGCAGATACTGCACAGATTCCATGGTGCTTTCTTCTTTGGTTTTGGAATGGTAATCCTCAATTAACTTTACAGTAGACCAAATGAGTTTTCTGGCAGTAGATTCTACTTTCATTGCGGGATTGAATTTGATCTCATCACTGGCCAGGAGAACCGTCAGAAAACTATAAGTACTGATGAAGTCCAGAGAGATAAAGAATACAGATAATTCGAGATCAGAACTGCTTGAAATAGTCCCAAGATCTGTATCAGGCAAAAGCATAATGGTGGAATTGGCCTGGATGTGAAAAGGAAGAGCATTGATTTTAAGATCCAGTGTACCATTAGATACAAAACAAAGCAACAGTTTATTCAGGTTTCCAGCTTTTGCATGAAATTCAGAGAGGTTGTTTATTGTATATTTTTCAATACAGAATCCTTCAAAATTGGGTTTGATCTCTATCATAATACAGTTGGATGACTCCTTGGAATGGTTAATAATTTTGCCAATGACTTTCCTGAGATCAAAGGTAAGCAGTTAATTTTTCTTTTTGAAAGCCTTGTTTAAAATGGAATATAAAATATCAAAAATGGAATGTATTTTATTCGTTAAGTGTTACTAACTTCGCAAACGGAATTTTAATCAAACACTGTTTTAATGCACAATAGAGAATCATTCAATGCGAAAATGCCTACGGCCTGTTTTTTACTTTTCTTTGCTCACGGCCTTGTTTTTTCGTCATGGGCAAGCCGGATTCCCACTATTAAAGACGCCCTTTCTATCAATGAGGCACAGCTTGGTACACTTTTACTGCTGATGCCCATTGGTCAGCTTTCCACCATGATGTTATCCGGAAAGTTAATCAGCAGATATGGAAGCAGCAGGATCATTAAAAGCTGTTTTTTATTGTATCCGGGCTTTCTCTTATTGATTGGACTTTCTCCATCGTACTGGGTTCTGGCCACCGTTCTGTTTTTCTTTGGAGTGACCGGGAATTTGTGTAATATAGCTGTCAATACACAAGCCATTGAAATAGAATCCATCACAAAAAGAACATTGTTGTCCTCATACCACGGGGCCTGGTGTTTTGCCGGCCTGATAGGTGCACTGTTGGGATTGCTTGCTATTAATCTGCATGTAGAAACG from Chryseobacterium indologenes encodes the following:
- a CDS encoding helix-turn-helix domain-containing protein, coding for MEKKENSIIKISSISQLHSLLQLPGPPHPLVSLIDNAKMRIEEDWTGKSFMFNFYKISYKYSTNGKMGYGQGYYDFNEGGMMFTAPGQVLSPEEDSEYCGCTLLIHPDFIRNYPLAKNIKNLGFFSYDTNEALHLSDQEKTIIKGLLDSIKNELNTAIDEVSQDVIISYTEVLLNYSNRFYKRQFITRKAVNSDLLSKMEKVLEDYFNDQKTLTTGLPTVEFLASELNLSPHYLSDMLRNLTGQNAQQHIHDKLIEKAKEYLTATNFSVSEVAYALGFEHPQSFNKLFKKKTDQTPLSYRQLFN
- a CDS encoding T9SS type A sorting domain-containing protein; this translates as MRKLNFILFLFTGMISYAQPSITRAGVDRINSTINLKSEDVSGTSITAGSAGANITWNFSTYTGTNPIAYTVRACPGQSNCFRFPGANRITSLTSVDSHDFGSMTDVEATMLGSYSGPDLGDVTVTYINPLIEYKFPITYLQQFDDTYEFNSVSAAIGNTNETGQVSVSVDGYGTVITPKGTYPDVLRIKRMRTATQTIGTSSTPITVTYTNESYQWVSQSEGMVFSFAINTFVSNGVTNVSKSVSYLDTAVLSTVDLDSKKNEVSIYPNPGTDFISVGSKENLKKITIYSLEGKAVIKPQNSRNIDISKLPKGVYLLQGELENGTFVSKKIIKK
- a CDS encoding helix-turn-helix domain-containing protein: MIEIKPNFEGFCIEKYTINNLSEFHAKAGNLNKLLLCFVSNGTLDLKINALPFHIQANSTIMLLPDTDLGTISSSSDLELSVFFISLDFISTYSFLTVLLASDEIKFNPAMKVESTARKLIWSTVKLIEDYHSKTKEESTMESVQYLLYALLELVSKLYLPVIKNNSLLQTRSQGIIDHFFELLNKHGHLERSVLFYSDQLHLSPQYVSSLIKKETGKPIKQWISYRVIKQAEELLKTTSLSIKEISNQLQFVDSSLFCRYFRRCTGITANTYRENYRIKK